From Enterococcus mundtii, the proteins below share one genomic window:
- a CDS encoding site-specific integrase — protein MAEIKKYIKKDGTTAYKFQIYLGVDPLSGKKRYTTRRGFKTQKEAKLELSRIELDIQKSGVPINTNVTFIEVAEMWLENYRRTVKESSYSRTNIIFRKHIYPKFGKLKLSKITTAYCQNVVQEWSKNGTSKQFPLFVNYMNKVFKYAINIGLTTNNPTLNLIIPKANNTSEKKLKLYTKTQLELFLKEILNEENQYLKNRDYTIFRLLAFTGCRIGEILALSWKDVNFNTNEITINKTVARSDKYYISETPKTKKSNRVIYLDEKTIMHLKKWKLEQKKYLLRLGFNQANYIITNDDNTFTINQAVADRYNIYRKRADLPYIGLHGFRHTHASMLYEAGADHKEVQERLGHSNIKTTMDTYTHITNSKKEETTMKLLNYMNF, from the coding sequence ATGGCTGAAATAAAGAAATATATAAAGAAAGATGGTACAACTGCGTATAAGTTTCAAATCTATTTAGGAGTTGATCCTTTATCAGGAAAGAAAAGATATACTACACGGCGAGGTTTTAAGACACAAAAAGAAGCAAAGTTAGAATTATCTAGAATAGAGTTAGATATCCAGAAATCTGGAGTACCGATAAATACAAACGTAACGTTTATAGAAGTTGCAGAAATGTGGTTAGAAAATTATAGAAGAACTGTAAAAGAAAGTTCTTATTCTAGAACTAATATCATTTTCAGAAAACACATATATCCTAAATTTGGAAAATTGAAATTATCTAAAATTACGACAGCCTACTGTCAAAATGTAGTACAAGAATGGAGCAAAAACGGAACTTCAAAGCAATTCCCACTTTTTGTTAACTACATGAACAAAGTTTTTAAATATGCTATTAATATAGGTTTAACCACAAACAACCCTACTTTAAACCTAATTATACCAAAAGCTAATAACACAAGTGAAAAGAAACTAAAACTATACACTAAAACACAATTAGAGTTATTTTTGAAGGAAATATTAAATGAAGAAAATCAGTATCTAAAAAATAGAGACTATACTATTTTTAGATTGCTAGCTTTTACTGGATGTAGAATCGGGGAAATTCTTGCATTAAGTTGGAAGGATGTAAATTTTAATACTAATGAAATAACAATCAACAAAACAGTTGCTCGATCAGATAAATATTATATTTCTGAAACTCCTAAAACAAAAAAATCAAATCGAGTGATTTATCTAGATGAAAAAACAATTATGCACTTAAAAAAATGGAAACTTGAACAAAAAAAATATCTATTAAGACTAGGTTTTAATCAAGCAAATTATATCATTACTAATGATGATAATACTTTCACTATTAATCAAGCTGTTGCAGATAGGTATAATATTTATCGCAAACGTGCAGACTTACCTTATATTGGTTTACATGGTTTCAGACACACACACGCTTCTATGCTCTATGAAGCTGGTGCTGATCACAAAGAAGTGCAAGAAAGATTAGGCCATTCAAATATTAAAACAACCATGGATACCTACACACATATAACTAATAGTAAAAAAGAAGAAACAACAATGAAATTACTAAACTATATGAATTTCTAA
- a CDS encoding helix-turn-helix domain-containing protein, whose translation MKVSTATRLKQLMSERNLKQVDIMNQSAPLQRKLNIKMGKSTLSQYVNGKQSPDQDRIFLLSKFFDVSEPWLMGFDVPKDRVPDNLRDSYPLSEDINSVYNKLTEERQKRVFNYAKNELAEQSKNTKLISMDNKNDTEEIHTIAAHAADPKKEYSQEEIDHIKSVLDKARQKYENKKGK comes from the coding sequence ATGAAAGTTAGCACTGCTACCAGACTAAAACAGCTTATGAGTGAAAGAAACTTGAAACAAGTAGATATTATGAATCAGTCTGCCCCCCTACAAAGAAAATTAAATATTAAGATGGGGAAAAGTACTTTGTCACAATATGTAAATGGGAAACAATCACCTGATCAAGATAGAATCTTTCTTTTATCTAAATTCTTTGATGTTAGCGAACCTTGGTTGATGGGTTTTGATGTTCCAAAAGATAGGGTTCCTGATAACCTACGTGATTCTTATCCCCTTTCTGAAGATATTAATTCTGTATACAACAAATTAACCGAAGAACGTCAAAAAAGGGTATTTAATTATGCAAAAAATGAGCTTGCAGAACAAAGCAAAAATACTAAGCTTATTTCTATGGATAATAAAAATGATACAGAAGAAATTCACACAATAGCCGCCCATGCCGCTGATCCTAAAAAGGAATATTCTCAAGAAGAAATTGATCATATTAAATCTGTTTTAGATAAAGCAAGACAAAAATACGAAAATAAAAAAGGCAAGTAG
- a CDS encoding DUF5067 domain-containing protein, whose amino-acid sequence MKKTIFFGTSLLLLLTLSACNNNSATSTSNTSEQTATTTASSKAESSSTKESGDFVATAQDSYFDGTTLKGNSYSIKITDHKILQPGEKGNEYGTKPVIAFWFDTLVNPNYDNSAPISPNSAWISNFTATQDNDPNKVNELNVASLPDEQYLDNQSAEIKPGGTLSSAVAYELSDTETPVTLTSQSIMGDEFGSAEFQVK is encoded by the coding sequence ATGAAAAAAACAATTTTTTTTGGAACTTCACTATTATTATTGCTAACTTTGTCAGCATGTAATAATAATTCTGCAACATCAACAAGTAACACGAGTGAACAAACAGCCACCACAACAGCATCTAGCAAAGCAGAATCATCATCTACAAAGGAATCAGGAGATTTTGTTGCCACTGCACAAGATTCTTATTTTGATGGAACAACACTTAAAGGAAACTCGTATTCTATTAAAATTACAGACCATAAAATTTTACAACCTGGTGAAAAAGGAAATGAGTATGGCACCAAACCAGTAATTGCATTTTGGTTTGATACACTTGTGAATCCAAATTATGATAATTCAGCGCCAATTTCTCCTAATAGTGCTTGGATTTCAAACTTTACTGCTACTCAAGACAATGATCCTAATAAAGTTAATGAACTTAATGTTGCGTCATTACCAGACGAACAATACTTAGATAACCAATCAGCAGAAATCAAACCAGGTGGTACTTTGTCAAGCGCAGTAGCATATGAATTATCCGATACAGAAACACCTGTAACATTAACCTCCCAAAGTATTATGGGAGATGAATTCGGGAGTGCAGAGTTTCAAGTTAAATAA
- a CDS encoding ImmA/IrrE family metallo-endopeptidase, with the protein MDEYESLLDNISSTIPVIEMDLLSETGLKAAYQDNFIYIDKNLSTAEKKVNLSEEYSHYKTSIGDIINYNDAKNRKQEWQARRDSIERLVTLDDLIACSFAGCTTKYACAEFLGITEEFLLEVLVHYYTKFGPTHLYKDYLLIFNNDSLAVIDTKLDSVESAFNY; encoded by the coding sequence ATGGATGAATATGAATCACTACTAGATAATATTTCAAGTACTATTCCGGTTATCGAAATGGATCTGTTAAGTGAAACTGGTCTTAAGGCTGCTTATCAAGACAATTTCATTTATATAGATAAAAACCTAAGTACCGCTGAAAAGAAGGTCAATCTATCTGAGGAATATTCACATTACAAAACAAGTATCGGCGACATCATCAATTACAACGATGCGAAGAATAGAAAACAGGAGTGGCAAGCACGTCGAGATTCCATCGAACGGCTTGTCACTCTTGATGATTTAATCGCATGTTCATTTGCTGGCTGTACAACAAAATACGCATGTGCTGAGTTCTTAGGTATTACAGAAGAATTTTTATTAGAAGTACTTGTGCATTACTACACTAAGTTTGGTCCTACTCATTTATATAAAGATTATCTTTTAATCTTTAACAATGATTCTTTAGCTGTCATAGACACAAAATTAGACAGTGTAGAATCAGCATTCAATTACTAA
- a CDS encoding DUF739 family protein — protein sequence MSYDYSSLSGKIVEKFGTQYNFAIAMGMSERSLSLKINGRVSWKDDDIVKACSLLDIEIKNLHEYFFKPKVHVL from the coding sequence ATGAGTTATGATTATTCTTCACTGTCAGGTAAGATTGTAGAAAAATTTGGAACACAATACAATTTTGCAATTGCAATGGGAATGTCAGAAAGAAGTTTGTCTTTGAAAATTAATGGTAGGGTTTCTTGGAAAGATGATGATATCGTTAAGGCGTGCAGTTTATTAGATATCGAAATTAAAAATTTGCACGAATATTTTTTTAAACCAAAAGTTCACGTTTTGTGA
- the rpmA gene encoding 50S ribosomal protein L27 yields MLLTMNLQLFAHKKGGGSTSNGRDSESKRLGAKRADGQTVTGGSILYRQRGTKIYPGVNVGIGGDDTLFAKVDGVVRFERKGRDKKQVSVYPA; encoded by the coding sequence ATGTTGTTAACAATGAATCTACAATTATTTGCCCACAAAAAAGGTGGCGGTTCTACATCTAACGGCCGTGACTCAGAATCAAAACGTCTAGGTGCAAAACGTGCTGACGGACAAACAGTTACAGGTGGATCAATTCTTTACCGCCAACGCGGAACAAAAATTTATCCAGGTGTGAACGTAGGTATTGGTGGAGATGACACTTTATTTGCTAAAGTTGACGGTGTTGTTCGTTTCGAACGTAAAGGCCGCGACAAAAAACAAGTGTCTGTTTATCCAGCTTAA
- a CDS encoding ribosomal-processing cysteine protease Prp, with amino-acid sequence MIKGTFKRNDAGQIVSFTLTGHADAGPYGSDIVCAGVSALAISTVNGISSLAGFEPIVDMNEEEGGYLYVEVISRLTQEQNNIAEILLENLLLGLQSIEAENPEYIQTKTINDK; translated from the coding sequence ATGATCAAAGGGACATTTAAACGAAATGACGCTGGTCAAATCGTTTCATTTACTTTGACTGGGCACGCTGATGCCGGTCCTTACGGAAGTGATATCGTTTGTGCAGGTGTTTCTGCCTTAGCGATCAGCACTGTCAATGGGATTTCATCATTAGCTGGTTTTGAACCGATTGTTGACATGAATGAAGAAGAAGGCGGCTATTTGTACGTCGAAGTAATTTCACGATTGACACAAGAGCAAAACAATATTGCGGAAATCTTATTGGAGAATCTCCTATTAGGTTTACAATCGATCGAAGCTGAAAACCCAGAATATATCCAAACAAAAACAATTAATGATAAATAG
- the rplU gene encoding 50S ribosomal protein L21: MYAIIKTGGKQVKVEVGQTIYIEKLDVEAGEKVVFDEVILVGGETTKVGAPTVSGATVEGTVEKHGKQKKVVTFKYKPKKHSHRKQGHRQPYTKVVIDAINA; this comes from the coding sequence ATGTACGCAATTATTAAAACAGGTGGTAAACAAGTAAAAGTTGAAGTTGGACAAACAATCTACATCGAAAAACTTGACGTTGAAGCAGGCGAAAAGGTTGTATTTGACGAAGTTATTTTAGTAGGTGGCGAAACTACGAAAGTAGGCGCTCCAACCGTTTCTGGTGCAACAGTTGAAGGTACAGTTGAAAAACACGGCAAACAAAAGAAAGTCGTTACTTTCAAATACAAACCTAAAAAACACTCACACCGTAAACAAGGTCACCGTCAACCATACACAAAAGTGGTTATCGACGCGATCAACGCTTAA